A window of the Mus pahari chromosome 1, PAHARI_EIJ_v1.1, whole genome shotgun sequence genome harbors these coding sequences:
- the Slc25a45 gene encoding solute carrier family 25 member 45 isoform X1 has protein sequence MPVEEFVAGWISGAVGLVLGHPFDTVKVRLQTQSTYQGIVDCIVKTYRHESVLGFFKGMSFPIASVALVNSVLFGVYSNTLLALTATSHQERRAQPPSYTNIFIAGCTGGLLQAYCLAPFDLIKVRLQNQTEPRMQIASSMPRYRGPVHCAASILREEGPQGLFRGSWALVLRDTPTLGMYFVTYEGLCRQYTPEGQNPSSATVLVAGGFAGIASWITATPFDVIKSRMQMDGLKGRKYGGMLDCMASSFRQEGIGVFFKGMTLNSARAFPVNAATFLSYEYLLRLWR, from the exons ATGCCCGTGGAAGAGTTTGTGGCTGGTTGGATCTCTG GAGCCGTGGGCCTGGTCCTGGGGCACCCATTTGACACTGTAAAG GTACGGTTACAGACCCAAAGCACATACCAGGGCATTGTGGACTGCATAGTCAAGACTTACCGCCATGAGTCA GTCCTGGGTTTCTTCAAGGGAATGAGCTTCCCCATTGCCAGTGTGGCCTTGGTCAACTCCGTCCTGTTCGGAGTGTACAGCAACACACTGCTGGCGCTAACAGCCACCTCCCATCAGGAGCGACGGGCCCAGCCACCCAGCTACACAAACATCTTCATAGCAGGTTGTACTGGGGGCCTCCTGCAG GCCTATTGCCTGGCTCCTTTTGACCTTATCAAAGTTCGTCTACAAAACCAGACAGAGCCAAGGATGCAGATAGCGAGTTCTATGCCCCGGTACCGAGGCCCTGTGCACTGTGCAGCCTCCATCTTGAGAGAAGAAGGACCCCAGGGACTGTTCAGAGGCTCCTGGGCCCTGGTGTTGAGAGACACTCCTACGTTGGGAATGTACTTTGTCACCTATGAAGGGCTATGTCGCCAGTACACACCAGAAGGCCAGAATCCCA GTTCAGCCACAGTTCTGGTGGCAGGGGGCTTTGCAGGCATAGCCTCCTGGATCACGGCCACCCCTTTTGATGTGATCAAGTCCCGGATGCAGATGGATGGGCTGAAGGGAAGAAAGTATGGAGGGATGCTGGACTGTATGGCAAGCAGCTTCCGGCAGGAGGGAATAGGGGTCTTCTTCAAGGGCATGACACTCAACAGCGCCCGTGCCTTTCCAGTCAATGCTGCCACCTTCCTTAGCTATGAATACCTACTGCGCCTGTGGAGATGA
- the Slc25a45 gene encoding solute carrier family 25 member 45 isoform X2 gives MSFPIASVALVNSVLFGVYSNTLLALTATSHQERRAQPPSYTNIFIAGCTGGLLQAYCLAPFDLIKVRLQNQTEPRMQIASSMPRYRGPVHCAASILREEGPQGLFRGSWALVLRDTPTLGMYFVTYEGLCRQYTPEGQNPSSATVLVAGGFAGIASWITATPFDVIKSRMQMDGLKGRKYGGMLDCMASSFRQEGIGVFFKGMTLNSARAFPVNAATFLSYEYLLRLWR, from the exons ATGAGCTTCCCCATTGCCAGTGTGGCCTTGGTCAACTCCGTCCTGTTCGGAGTGTACAGCAACACACTGCTGGCGCTAACAGCCACCTCCCATCAGGAGCGACGGGCCCAGCCACCCAGCTACACAAACATCTTCATAGCAGGTTGTACTGGGGGCCTCCTGCAG GCCTATTGCCTGGCTCCTTTTGACCTTATCAAAGTTCGTCTACAAAACCAGACAGAGCCAAGGATGCAGATAGCGAGTTCTATGCCCCGGTACCGAGGCCCTGTGCACTGTGCAGCCTCCATCTTGAGAGAAGAAGGACCCCAGGGACTGTTCAGAGGCTCCTGGGCCCTGGTGTTGAGAGACACTCCTACGTTGGGAATGTACTTTGTCACCTATGAAGGGCTATGTCGCCAGTACACACCAGAAGGCCAGAATCCCA GTTCAGCCACAGTTCTGGTGGCAGGGGGCTTTGCAGGCATAGCCTCCTGGATCACGGCCACCCCTTTTGATGTGATCAAGTCCCGGATGCAGATGGATGGGCTGAAGGGAAGAAAGTATGGAGGGATGCTGGACTGTATGGCAAGCAGCTTCCGGCAGGAGGGAATAGGGGTCTTCTTCAAGGGCATGACACTCAACAGCGCCCGTGCCTTTCCAGTCAATGCTGCCACCTTCCTTAGCTATGAATACCTACTGCGCCTGTGGAGATGA
- the Tigd3 gene encoding tigger transposable element-derived protein 3, whose protein sequence is MELNTKKKLHALSLAEKIQVLELLDESKMSQSEVARRFQVSQPQISRICKNKEKLLADWCSGTANHERKRKRESKYSGIDEALLCWYHIARAKAWDVTGPMLLHKAKELADIMGQDFVPSIGWLVRWKRRNNVGFGARQVLVPLFPPEPPPAVLPSQAQPPLSLKDFSPEDVFGCAEVPLLYRAVPGRVFECDRLQVLLCANSRGTEKRRVFVGGLQAAPRCFFGVSSEALPASYHPDLAIPWSEWLAQFDQDMGQQGRQVALLLASRVVEEWASLPGLHHVRLLPLSASSTTPSLPGSVVLAFKAHYRHRLLSKLAAMQSGKEGTSLAEARASITVLDALHMVAAAWAKVPRQLILSSFVQEGLAPGKTPLSLDKDIEMSPVPSGLSQEEFSHFVDLEDEDPGPRVCKEEVGTEDSGREEDGFEPLPTKADALQALCTLRRWLECNSASPELFEKFYDCEVEVEQLCCL, encoded by the coding sequence ATGGAGCTGAACACCAAGAAGAAGCTCCACGCCCTGTCCTTGGCTGAGAAAATCCAGGTGCTGGAACTCTTGGATGAGTCTAAGATGTCCCAGTCAGAGGTGGCCCGGCGCTTCCAGGTCTCGCAGCCCCAGATCTCACGGATCTGCAAGAATAAGGAGAAGCTGTTGGCAGACTGGTGCAGTGGCACAGCCAACCATGAGCGGAAGCGGAAGCGTGAATCCAAATACAGTGGGATCGATGAGGCTCTACTCTGCTGGTACCACATTGCCCGAGCCAAGGCCTGGGATGTAACGGGGCCCATGTTGCTCCACAAGGCCAAGGAACTGGCCGATATTATGGGCCAGGATTTCGTGCCTAGCATTGGCTGGCTGGTCCGCTGGAAACGTCGAAACAATGTGGGCTTTGGGGCTCGGCAGGTCCTTGTCCCTCTGTTCCCTCCTGAACCTCCTCCTGCAGTTCTCCCATCTCAGGCCCAGCCACCCCTTTCTCTtaaagacttctcaccagaagaTGTTTTTGGCTGTGCCGAAGTACCCTTGTTGTATCGCGCGGTGCCTGGCAGAGTGTTTGAATGTGATCGGTTGCAAGTACTGTTATGTGCCAACAGCAGAGGCACAGAAAAGCGAAGGGTATTTGTGGGTGGGCTCCAGGCTGCCCCAAGATGCTTCTTTGGTGTCAGCAGTGAGGCACTGCCTGCCTCTTATCACCCTGACCTAGCCATTCCCTGGTCAGAGTGGCTGGCACAGTTTGACCAGGACATGGGACAGCAGGGCCGACAGGTAGCCTTGCTACTGGCTTCTAGAGTGGTAGAGGAATGGGCCAGCCTTCCTGGACTCCATCACGTTCgactcctgcctctctctgcctccagcaccACTCCTTCCCTGCCTGGCTCTGTGGTTTTGGCCTTTAAGGCTCATTACCGTCACCGGCTACTGAGCAAACTGGCTGCCATGCAGAGTGGGAAAGAAGGCACCTCACTGGCTGAGGCCAGGGCTAGCATCACAGTTTTGGATGCTCTGCACATGGTGGCCGCAGCTTGGGCCAAGGTACCTCGCCAGCTCATTTTGAGCAGCTTCGTTCAAGAAGGGCTTGCTCCAGGCAAAACACCTCTGTCTCTGGACAAAGACATTGAGATGTCACCAGTCCCTAGTGGGCTGAGCCAAGAGGAGTTTTCTCACTTTGTGGACCTGGAGGATGAGGACCCAGGACCTAGAGTGTGCAAAGAGGAAGTAGGTACTGAAGACAGTGGGAGGGAAGAAGATGGCTTTGAGCCCCTGCCCACCAAAGCTGATGCCCTGCAGGCATTGTGCACCCTGAGGAGGTGGCTCGAATGCAACAGTGCCTCTCCAGAACTCTTTGAGAAATTCTATGACTGTGAGGTGGAGGTGGAGCAGCTCTGCTGTCTGTGA